Proteins encoded together in one Impatiens glandulifera chromosome 1, dImpGla2.1, whole genome shotgun sequence window:
- the LOC124937773 gene encoding protein ROOT HAIR DEFECTIVE 3 homolog 1-like isoform X2 — protein MDKNSECSSTQVIDGDGTFNAAGVDNFMKEVKLAEYGLSYAVVSIMGPQSSGKSTLLNNLFGTNFREMDAFKGRSQTTKGIWMANCAGIEPCTIVMDLEGTDGRERGEDDTAFEKQSALFALAVSDIVLINMWCHDIGREQAANKPLLKTVFQVMMRLFSPRKTTLLFVIRDKTRTPLENLEPVLREDIQKIWDNVPKPQAHKETPLSEFFNVEVVALSSYEEKEEQFREQVANLRQRFFHSIAPGGLAGDRRGVVPASGFSFSAQQIWKVIKENKDLDLPAHKVMVATVRCEEIANEKLASFVTNEVWCELDEAVQSGPVPGFGKKLSSILDTCLSEYDAEATFFDDGVRSSKRKQLEEKLLQLVQPAYQSMLGHIRSQALEKFKETFDKALAGGEGFSVAARNCTKLYMTQFDERCTDATIMQADWDSSRTRDKLKREIDSHVTAVWTSKLSELTNLYETKLNESLSGPVEALLDGANDETWSSIRKLLRRETELAVSSFELAISGFDMDEETRSKMLLSLKDYARSVVESKSKEESGRVLIRMKDRFSTIFSHDSDSMPRVWTGKEDIRAITKTARSSSLKMLSVMAAIRLEDEPDKIESTLSLALVEPRTAGTTNRSLSLDDSLASSTWEEVPASRTLITPVQCKSIWRQFKTETEYTVTQAIAAQEASKRSNNWLPPPWAIVALVVLGFNEFMTLLRNPLYLGVIFVAFLLVKALWVQLDIAGEFRNGALPGLLSLSTKFLPTVMNLLKKLAEEGQMPASGADPRRNSPLAAKSFQNSVNNGGDLSSTGSSTITSSENGTEYSSPVRHDKTM, from the exons ATGG ATAAAAACAGCGAATGCAGTTCCACCCAAGTCATAGATGGGGATGGCACATTTAATGCTGCTGGAGTAGATAATTTCATGAAGGAAGTGAAATTGGCAGAATATGGTCTTTCATATGCTGTAGTTTCTATAATGGGCCCGCAAAGTAGTG GAAAGAGCACTCtcctaaataatttatttggaacAAACTTCAGGGAGATGGATGCTTTTAAGGGAAG GTCACAGACGACCAAAGGTATTTGGATGGCAAATTGTGCCGGTATTGAACCTTGCACAATTGTAATGGATTTGGAGGGTACAGATGGAAGGGAACGAGGAGAG GATGATACCGCATTTGAAAAGCAAAGTGCCCTCTTTGCCCTTGCTGTTTCAGATATAGTGCTGATTAATAT GTGGTGTCATGATATTGGGCGGGAGCAGGCTGCAAATAAGCCTCTTTTAAAAACTGTATTTCAG GTCATGATGCGACTATTTAGTCCACGAAAGACAACCTTATTGTTTGTTATACGTGACAAAACCAGG ACACCATTAGAGAACTTGGAACCTGTTCTGAGAGAAGATATTCAAAAG ATATGGGACAATGTTCCTAAACCACAAGCTCACAAAGAAACTCCATTAAGTGAATTTTTCAAT GTTGAAGTTGTGGCTCTTTCAAGTTATGAAGAGAAGGAAGAACAATTTAGGGAGCAG GTGGCTAATTTGAGGCAGCGATTTTTTCATTCAATAGCTCCTGGTGGACTCGCTGGAGATAGAAGGGGTGTAGTTCCTGCATCAGGGTTTTCATTTAGTGCACAGCAGATCTGGAAGGTTATTAAGGAGAACAAAGATCTTGACCTTCCTGCACACAAG GTCATGGTGGCTACTGTACGTTGTGAAGAAATTGCCAATGAAAAGCTTGCTTCTTTTGTCACAAATGAG GTGTGGTGTGAGCTAGATGAAGCTGTACAATCTGGCCCTGTTCCTGGTTTTGGGAAGAAGCTTAGTTCAATTCTAGACACTTGTCTCTCAGA GTATGATGCAGAGGCTACATTTTTTGATGATGGTGTCAGATCCTCTAAGCGGAAGCAGTTGGAAGAGAAATTGCTGCAA CTTGTGCAACCAGCATATCAGTCTATGTTGGGGCACATACGGTCCCAGGCCCTGGAAAAATTTAAAGAAACGTTTGATAAAGCTTTAGCCGGTGGAGAAGGATTTTCTGTGGCTGCTCGTAATTGTACCAAATTATATATGACCCAGTTTGATGAAAGATGTACAG ATGCCACCATCATGCAAGCTGATTGGGACTCATCCAGAACGAGGGATAAGCTTAAACGTGAAATTGATTCACATGTCACTGCTGTATGGACTTCCAAGCTGTCTGAGCTTACTAACCTATACGAG ACGAAGTTGAACGAGTCACTGTCTGGACCTGTTGAAGCTCTTCTGGATGGAGCTAATGATGAAACCTGGTCGTCAATAAGGAAGCTTCTTCGTCGTGAAACTGAATTAGCTGTCTCTAGTTTTGAATTAGCAATTTCTGGTTTTGACATGGATGAAGAGACTAGGAGTAAAATGCTACTGAGCCTGAAAGACTATGCAAGAAGTGTGGTTGAATCAAAGTCAAAAGAAGAATCGGGAAGAGTTCTTATTCGTATGAAGGATAG gttttcCACAATATTTAGCCATGATTCTGACTCAATGCCACGGGTCTGGACGGGCAAGGAGGACATTAGGGCAATTACTAAAACTGCTCGCTCTTCA TCTCTGAAGATGCTCTCTGTAATGGCTGCAATTCGATTGGAAGATGAACCTGATAAAATTGAGAGTACATTGTCTCTTGCTCTGGTTGAACCCAGAACTGCTGGTACTACGAACAGAAGCTTGTCATTGGATGATTCCCTGGCATCGAGCACTTGGGAAGAG GTTCCAGCATCGAGAACATTAATCACACCTGTTCAATGCAAATCAATATGGAGGCAATTCAAGACAGAGACAGAGTACACTGTCACTCAAGCTATTGCTGCTCAA GAAGCCAGCAAGCGGAGTAATAATTGGTTGCCACCACCATGGGCTATTGTTGCCTTAGTTGTCTTGGGTTTCAATGAATTTATGACACTTCTTCG GAATCCTTTATACTTGGGAGTAATTTTTGTTGCATTTCTTCTAGTAAAAGCACTATGGGTGCAGCTTGACATTGCTGGTGAATTCCGCAATGGTGCT CTTCCAGGACTTCTTTCTTTGTCCACAAAGTTCCTTCCCACAGTTATGAACCTTCTTAAAAAACTGGCGGAAGAGGGTCAGATGCCTGCTTCTGGCGCTGACCCACGTAGGAATTCTCCATTGGCAGCAAAAAGTTTCCAAAACAGTGTGAACAATGGTGGTGATCTCTCGTCAACCGGATCTTCCACTATCACTTCATCAGAAAATGGAACTGAATACTCAAGCCCCGTTAGGCATGACAAAACAATGTAA
- the LOC124937773 gene encoding protein ROOT HAIR DEFECTIVE 3 homolog 1-like isoform X1, whose protein sequence is MADKNSECSSTQVIDGDGTFNAAGVDNFMKEVKLAEYGLSYAVVSIMGPQSSGKSTLLNNLFGTNFREMDAFKGRSQTTKGIWMANCAGIEPCTIVMDLEGTDGRERGEDDTAFEKQSALFALAVSDIVLINMWCHDIGREQAANKPLLKTVFQVMMRLFSPRKTTLLFVIRDKTRTPLENLEPVLREDIQKIWDNVPKPQAHKETPLSEFFNVEVVALSSYEEKEEQFREQVANLRQRFFHSIAPGGLAGDRRGVVPASGFSFSAQQIWKVIKENKDLDLPAHKVMVATVRCEEIANEKLASFVTNEVWCELDEAVQSGPVPGFGKKLSSILDTCLSEYDAEATFFDDGVRSSKRKQLEEKLLQLVQPAYQSMLGHIRSQALEKFKETFDKALAGGEGFSVAARNCTKLYMTQFDERCTDATIMQADWDSSRTRDKLKREIDSHVTAVWTSKLSELTNLYETKLNESLSGPVEALLDGANDETWSSIRKLLRRETELAVSSFELAISGFDMDEETRSKMLLSLKDYARSVVESKSKEESGRVLIRMKDRFSTIFSHDSDSMPRVWTGKEDIRAITKTARSSSLKMLSVMAAIRLEDEPDKIESTLSLALVEPRTAGTTNRSLSLDDSLASSTWEEVPASRTLITPVQCKSIWRQFKTETEYTVTQAIAAQEASKRSNNWLPPPWAIVALVVLGFNEFMTLLRNPLYLGVIFVAFLLVKALWVQLDIAGEFRNGALPGLLSLSTKFLPTVMNLLKKLAEEGQMPASGADPRRNSPLAAKSFQNSVNNGGDLSSTGSSTITSSENGTEYSSPVRHDKTM, encoded by the exons ATGG CAGATAAAAACAGCGAATGCAGTTCCACCCAAGTCATAGATGGGGATGGCACATTTAATGCTGCTGGAGTAGATAATTTCATGAAGGAAGTGAAATTGGCAGAATATGGTCTTTCATATGCTGTAGTTTCTATAATGGGCCCGCAAAGTAGTG GAAAGAGCACTCtcctaaataatttatttggaacAAACTTCAGGGAGATGGATGCTTTTAAGGGAAG GTCACAGACGACCAAAGGTATTTGGATGGCAAATTGTGCCGGTATTGAACCTTGCACAATTGTAATGGATTTGGAGGGTACAGATGGAAGGGAACGAGGAGAG GATGATACCGCATTTGAAAAGCAAAGTGCCCTCTTTGCCCTTGCTGTTTCAGATATAGTGCTGATTAATAT GTGGTGTCATGATATTGGGCGGGAGCAGGCTGCAAATAAGCCTCTTTTAAAAACTGTATTTCAG GTCATGATGCGACTATTTAGTCCACGAAAGACAACCTTATTGTTTGTTATACGTGACAAAACCAGG ACACCATTAGAGAACTTGGAACCTGTTCTGAGAGAAGATATTCAAAAG ATATGGGACAATGTTCCTAAACCACAAGCTCACAAAGAAACTCCATTAAGTGAATTTTTCAAT GTTGAAGTTGTGGCTCTTTCAAGTTATGAAGAGAAGGAAGAACAATTTAGGGAGCAG GTGGCTAATTTGAGGCAGCGATTTTTTCATTCAATAGCTCCTGGTGGACTCGCTGGAGATAGAAGGGGTGTAGTTCCTGCATCAGGGTTTTCATTTAGTGCACAGCAGATCTGGAAGGTTATTAAGGAGAACAAAGATCTTGACCTTCCTGCACACAAG GTCATGGTGGCTACTGTACGTTGTGAAGAAATTGCCAATGAAAAGCTTGCTTCTTTTGTCACAAATGAG GTGTGGTGTGAGCTAGATGAAGCTGTACAATCTGGCCCTGTTCCTGGTTTTGGGAAGAAGCTTAGTTCAATTCTAGACACTTGTCTCTCAGA GTATGATGCAGAGGCTACATTTTTTGATGATGGTGTCAGATCCTCTAAGCGGAAGCAGTTGGAAGAGAAATTGCTGCAA CTTGTGCAACCAGCATATCAGTCTATGTTGGGGCACATACGGTCCCAGGCCCTGGAAAAATTTAAAGAAACGTTTGATAAAGCTTTAGCCGGTGGAGAAGGATTTTCTGTGGCTGCTCGTAATTGTACCAAATTATATATGACCCAGTTTGATGAAAGATGTACAG ATGCCACCATCATGCAAGCTGATTGGGACTCATCCAGAACGAGGGATAAGCTTAAACGTGAAATTGATTCACATGTCACTGCTGTATGGACTTCCAAGCTGTCTGAGCTTACTAACCTATACGAG ACGAAGTTGAACGAGTCACTGTCTGGACCTGTTGAAGCTCTTCTGGATGGAGCTAATGATGAAACCTGGTCGTCAATAAGGAAGCTTCTTCGTCGTGAAACTGAATTAGCTGTCTCTAGTTTTGAATTAGCAATTTCTGGTTTTGACATGGATGAAGAGACTAGGAGTAAAATGCTACTGAGCCTGAAAGACTATGCAAGAAGTGTGGTTGAATCAAAGTCAAAAGAAGAATCGGGAAGAGTTCTTATTCGTATGAAGGATAG gttttcCACAATATTTAGCCATGATTCTGACTCAATGCCACGGGTCTGGACGGGCAAGGAGGACATTAGGGCAATTACTAAAACTGCTCGCTCTTCA TCTCTGAAGATGCTCTCTGTAATGGCTGCAATTCGATTGGAAGATGAACCTGATAAAATTGAGAGTACATTGTCTCTTGCTCTGGTTGAACCCAGAACTGCTGGTACTACGAACAGAAGCTTGTCATTGGATGATTCCCTGGCATCGAGCACTTGGGAAGAG GTTCCAGCATCGAGAACATTAATCACACCTGTTCAATGCAAATCAATATGGAGGCAATTCAAGACAGAGACAGAGTACACTGTCACTCAAGCTATTGCTGCTCAA GAAGCCAGCAAGCGGAGTAATAATTGGTTGCCACCACCATGGGCTATTGTTGCCTTAGTTGTCTTGGGTTTCAATGAATTTATGACACTTCTTCG GAATCCTTTATACTTGGGAGTAATTTTTGTTGCATTTCTTCTAGTAAAAGCACTATGGGTGCAGCTTGACATTGCTGGTGAATTCCGCAATGGTGCT CTTCCAGGACTTCTTTCTTTGTCCACAAAGTTCCTTCCCACAGTTATGAACCTTCTTAAAAAACTGGCGGAAGAGGGTCAGATGCCTGCTTCTGGCGCTGACCCACGTAGGAATTCTCCATTGGCAGCAAAAAGTTTCCAAAACAGTGTGAACAATGGTGGTGATCTCTCGTCAACCGGATCTTCCACTATCACTTCATCAGAAAATGGAACTGAATACTCAAGCCCCGTTAGGCATGACAAAACAATGTAA